From a single Anabas testudineus chromosome 5, fAnaTes1.2, whole genome shotgun sequence genomic region:
- the LOC113154314 gene encoding kelch-like protein 10, translating to MSIFEITSNLLTNTPGTSEQGRASSTLNPNRGDMEKRMRDTASDVFTEFRLEGKLCDVVIKVGDVEFDAHKIILCSCSPYFCTLFTGAWATSKKQMYIIPGVTPEMMQLIINYAYTHSIPVTKHNVAEVLAAGDQFWVQGIIQACCCFLEDQLCLRNCIGIWRLVSFYHFPELKQKVFFYILHNFEDIVCVSNELLNLSLEQLVVIIENDHLNVQHENTVFEAIQRWINHVPDQRRGCISVLLPKVRLGLMSPAYLEYAVIENALVKDQAECKPIIEEAIKRFRSRNSTRGHPLVRPRLPPAILLITGGKDFSTATTSLKAYDARADLWVTLNAKTARAHHGAAVLNGFVYVIGGCNLQTYLNSVQRFDIVTCTWHQVAPMNFCRCYVSVAVQNGCIYAMGGFNGHTYYNTVECYNPERNQWTMMAPMRAKRCGAGATTLNGKVYICGGFNGYRSLSTAECYNPNTNLWTPIAPMRRCRSGLGVTAYRGEIYAVGGTVSGYSHLRTVEVYNPQTCRWSTLIPMSNPRSYFGIGVVDDQLFVVGGQDCSTTLSAVECYSEITHMWHNASYIGMSRSGLSCCVLQGHHSVVENLFPRDDPTIPSMEEARS from the exons ATGTCCATCTTTGAAATTACTTCAAACCTACTGACTAACACGCCAGGCACAAGCGAGCAGGGACGGGCTTCCAGCACATTAAATCCTAACAGAGGTGATATGGAGAAAAGGATGCGTGACACGGCGTCTGATGTCTTTACTGAATTTCGTTTGGAGGGAAAACTGTGTGATGTGGTGATCAAGGTGGGGGATGTGGAGTTTGATGCCCACAAGATCATCCTCTGTAGCTGCAGCCCATACTTTTG CACTCTCTTCACTGGTGCCTGGGCGACCTCGAAGAAGCAGATGTACATTATCCCCGGGGTTACACCTGAGATGATGCAGCTGATCATCAACTATGCCTACACCCACTCTATCCCTGTGACAAAGCATAATGTGGCAGAGGTTTTGGCAGCTGGAGACCAGTTTTGGGTCCAGGGGATCATTCAggcctgctgctgtttccttgAGGATCAGCTGTGCCTGAGGAACTGCATTGGCATCTGGAGGCTGGTGAGCTTCTACCACTTCCCCGAGCTAAAGCAGAAGGTCTTTTTCTACATCCTGCACAACTTTGAGGACATAGTTTGTGTCTCAAATGAGCTGCTGAACCTGTCTTTGGAGCAGCTGGTTGTTATCATCGAGAATGATCACCTCAATGTGCAACATGAAAATACAGTGTTTGAAGCCATCCAGCGCTGGATTAACCATGTACCTGACCAAAGACGCGGTTGTATCTCTGTGCTGTTGCCCAAG GTGCGACTGGGCTTGATGAGTCCTGCCTACCTCGAATATGCTGTGATTGAGAATGCTTTGGTAAAGGACCAAGCTGAATGTAAACCCATCATTGAGGAGGCAATAAAGAGGTTTAGGTCTAGAAATTCTACCCGAGGTCACCCACTGGTTCGCCCACGCCTCCCTCCTGCCATTTTATTGATCACCGGAGGCAAAGATTTTAGCACTGCCACCACCAGCCTCAAGGCGTATGATGCCCGAGCTGACTTATGGGTCActttaaatgcaaaaacagcGCGTGCTCACCATGGTGCTGCTGTCCTCAATGGCTTTGTGTATGTAATTGGTGGCTGCAACCTACAAACTTACTTGAATAGCGTGCAAAGGTTTGACATTGTGACCTGCACATGGCACCAGGTGGCACCCATGAACTTCTGCCGCTGCTATGTCAGCGTTGCTGTGCAGAATGGCTGCATTTATGCCATGGGAGGCTTCAATGGTCACACTTATTATAACACTGTCGAGTGCTACAACCCCGAGAGGAACCAGTGGACCATGATGGCACCAATGCGGGCAAAGAGGTGTGGGGCCGGTGCTACAACTCTAAATGGCAAG GTGTACATTTGTGGAGGATTCAATGGGTATCGCAGTCTCTCCACAGCTGAATGCTACAACCCCAACACCAACCTGTGGACCCCGATTGCCCCTATGAGGAGATGTCGAAGTGGCCTGGGGGTCACTGCCTACAGAGGCGAGATCTATGCT GTTGGAGGCACTGTTAGTGGTTACTCCCACCTGCGCACTGTTGAGGTCTACAACCCTCAAACCTGCAGGTGGAGCACACTGATACCCATGTCCAACCCTCGCAGTTACTTTGGTATCGGGGTGGTGGATGACCAGCTCTTCGTGGTCGGAGGACAGGACTGCTCCACCACTCTCTCAGCTGTAGAGTGCTACAGTGAGATCACTCACATGTGGCACAATGCCTCTTACATTGGGATGTCACGCAGTGGCCTGAGCTGCTGCGTGCTGCAAGGACACCACAGTGTGGTAGAGAACTTGTTCCCTCGTGATGACCCGACAATCCCCAGTATGGAGGAAGCCCGGTCCTGA
- the appl1 gene encoding DCC-interacting protein 13-alpha: protein MPGIEKLPIEETLEDSPQTRSLLGVFEEDTAAISNYCTQLYQAMQRIYDAQNELSAATHLTSRLLKEYDKQRFPLGGDDEVMSSTLQQFAKVIDELSSCHAVLSTQLADAMMFPITQFKERDLKEILTLKEVFQIASDDHDTAINRYSRLSKKRDNDKVRAEVVEDVYTSRKKQHQTMMHYFCSLNTLQYKKKTALLEPLLGYMQAQISFFKLGSENLTQQWEDFLGTIGTSVQNVRREMEEEVGQMQQTIQQMERSCDPLYVPCDPDPAYSPVCRSLTRKQGYLHIRNKTGLVSSSWERQYFFTQGGNLMHQARGEVAGGLVTDLDNCSVMAVDCDDRRFCFQVTSFDGKKVVTLQAESRKDCEEWVSTINNISKRIYLSENAEELAARVNQSALEAVTPSPSFQQRHESMRPSSKGRTGRASSISSVGSEPSPALSVLSLDALVAPETPIQFDIISPVSEENSGQSKTAAQCGRRSNPFGESGDSTSEDSEDSILHQLFIVQFLGSMEVKTPESADVISETMRQILAARAIHNIFRMTESHLLVTCGCLKLIDPQTQVTRLRFPLSSVVHCSSHQDNKRLFGFVLQSSGGRGDSRAVCYIFESNNDGEKICDSIGLAKQIALHSEMDRKAVEKRKEQDKAKEKQQEELSKQRQIEKDLEEQSRLIAASSRPANQPASDGQFLVLSNSQSEDSDAGEEGKKKGESEA, encoded by the exons ATGCCCGGGATAGAGAAACTGCCGATAGAGGAGACGCTGGAGGACAGTCCGCAG ACACGGTCTCTGCTGGGAGTGTTTGAAGAGGACACTGCAGCCATCTCCAACTACTGTACACAGCTCTATCAGGCTATGCAGAGGATTTATGAtgcacag aatgAACTCAGTGCTGCAACACACCTGACCTCTAGACTGCTGAAAGAGTACGACAAACAG CGTTTTCCTCTAGGGGGCGACGATGAGGTGATGAGCTCCACCCTGCAGCAGTTTGCAAAAGTCATCGATGAG ttgaGTTCCTGTCACGCTGTGTTGTCCACCCAACTTGCAGATGCTATGATGTTTCCTATCACTCAGTTTAAAGAGAGAGACCTGAAAG agaTCCTCACTCTGAAAGAAGTCTTCCAAATAGCCAGTGAtg atcATGACACAGCCATAAACAGATACAGCCGCCTGTCCAAGAAGAGGGACAATGACAAG GTGCGGGCGGAAGTGGTTGAAGACGTCTACACCTCCCGTAAGAAACAGCACCAGACCATGATGCACTACTTCTGCTCACTTAACACGCTACAGTACAAGAAGAAGACGGCTCTGCTGGAGCCACTGCTGGGCTACATGCAGGCTCag aTCAGTTTCTTTAAGCTGGGGTCAGAAAATCTCACCCAGCAGTGGGAGGACTTCCTGGGAACTATAGGAACCAGTGTCCAGAA tgtgcgtcgggagatggaggaagaggtggGGCAGATGCAGCAGACCATCCAGCAGATGGAGAGGTCATGTGACCCACTGTATGTGCCGTGTGATCCTGACCCGGCCTACTCTCCTGTCTGTCGCAGCTTGACCAGAAAACAGGGCTACCTGCACATCCGCAa TAAGACCGGCCTGGTGTCGTCATCCTGGGAGCGTCAGTACTTCTTCACACAGGGAGGGAACCTGATGCATCAAGCCCGAGGCGAGGTGGCCGGTGGCCTGGTCACGGACCTCGACAACTGCTCCGTCATGGCTGTCGACTGTGACGACCGCCGCTTCTGCTTCCAGGTCACTTCCTTCGATGGCAAGAA AGTGGTGACGCTGCAGGCAGAGAGCAGGAAGGACTGTGAGGAG TGGGTCTCCACCATCAACAACATCTCAAAGAGGATCTACCTGAGTGAGAACGCAGAG GAGCTGGCAGCCAGAGTGAACCAGTCAGCTCTTGAAGCAGTGACTCCATCGCCGTCTTTCCAACAGAGACACGAGAGCATGAGACCGAGCAG CAAAGGGCGTACGGGCCGAGCGAGCAGTATTAGCTCTGTGGGGTCTGAGCCATCGCCTGCTCTTTCTGTGCTCTCATTGGACGCGCTGGTTGCCCCGGAAACACCAATCCAGTTTGACATCATCTCCCCCGTCAGCGAGGAGAACTCAGGACAGAGCAAGACGGCAGCACAGTGcggcag aagGAGTAATCCGTTTGGAGAGTCAGGAGACAGCACATCAGAAGACAGTGAAG actCGATCCTCCACCAGCTCTTCATCGTTCAGTTCCTGGGCTCCATGGAGGTGAAGACTCCCGAGTCTGCCGACGTCATCTCTGAGACCATGAGGCAGATTCTGGCTGCCAGAGCCATCCACAATATCTTCAGGATGACCGAGTCCCACCTGCTGGTCACCTGTGGCTGCCTCAA gCTTATTGATCCTCAGACACAAGTCACTCGACTCAGG TTCCCTCTCTCCAGTGTGGTCCACTGTTCCTCCCATCAGGACAACAAGAGGCTCTTCGGTTTCGTTTTGCAGTCGTCCGGTGGGCGAGGTGACAGCCGAGCCGTCTGCTACATTTTCGAGTCCAACAACGACGGAGAGAAG aTCTGTGACAGTATCGGTCTGGCCAAGCAGATAGCGCTCCACTCTGAGATG GATCGTAAGGCtgtggagaagaggaaggagcagGACAAGGccaaagagaaacagcaggaggagctgagcaaacagagacagatagagaag gatCTGGAGGAGCAGAGTCGTTTGATCGCCGCCTCGAGTCGTCCTGCCAACCAGCCTGCTTCTGATGGACAGTTCCTAGTGCTCAgcaacagccaatcagaggacAGCGATGCCggagaggaggggaagaagaagGGCGAGTCTGAAGCCTAA
- the LOC113154327 gene encoding ADP-ribosylation factor 1-like, whose protein sequence is MGVIISQLFSRFISKTPVRILMVGLDAAGKTTLLYKMKLAEVVTTIPTIGFNVETVEYKNISFTVWDVGGQTIIRPLWRHYYTNTQGLIFVIDSNDPQRIKEAADELHMMLEEQELRGVALLVLANKQDLPRAMSVSDITEALGLSQVPQPWFVQASCAISGSGLAEGLDWLSNQILKG, encoded by the exons ATGGGCGTCATCATCTCCCAACTGTTCTCCAGGTTCATCTCCAAGACACCTGTCAGGATCTTAATGG tgggTCTGGATGCTGCAGGTAAAACCACGCTGCTCTACAAAATGAAGCTGGCGGAGGTCGTCACCACCATCCCAACCATCG GTTTTAATGTGGAGACAGTCGAGTACAAGAACATCAGCTTTACTGTTTGGGATGTTGGAGGTCAGACTATCATCAGACCCCTGTGGAGACATtactacactaacacacag GGTCTGATATTTGTGATCGACAGCAACGACCCCCAGAGGATTAAAGAAGCTGCAGACGAGCTGCACATGATG TTGGAGGAACAGGAACTGAGGGGCGTCGCTTTACTGGTTTTGGCGAACAAACAGGATTTGCCCAGAGCCATGTCCGTCAGTGACATCACCGAGGCCCTGGGCCTATCACAAGTCCCACAGCCG TGGTTTGTCCAGGCGTCCTGTGCCATCAGCGGTTCAGGTCTGGCCGAGGGTCTGGACTGGCTCTCCAACCAGATCCTGAAAGGGTAG
- the LOC113154328 gene encoding ADP-ribosylation factor 1-like codes for MGVIISQLFSRFISKTPVRILMVGLDAAGKTTLLYKMKLAEVVTTIPTIGFNVETVEYKNISFTVWDVGGQTIIRPLWRHYYTNTQGLIFVVDSNDPERIKEAADELHTMLEEQELRGVALLVLANKQDLPRAMSVSDITEALGLSQVPQPWFVQASCAISGSGLAEGLDWLSNQILKG; via the exons ATGGGCGTCATCATCTCCCAACTGTTCTCCAGGTTCATCTCCAAGACACCTGTCAGGATCTTAATGG tgggTCTGGATGCTGCAGGTAAAACCACGCTGCTCTACAAAATGAAGCTGGCGGAGGTTGTCACCACCATCCCAACCATCG GTTTTAATGTGGAGACAGTCGAGTACAAGAACATCAGCTTTACTGTTTGGGATGTTGGAGGTCAGACTATCATCAGACCCCTGTGGAGACATtactacactaacacacag GGTCTGATATTTGTGGTCGACAGCAACGACCCCGAGAGGATTAAAGAAGCTGCAGACGAGCTGCACACGATG TTGGAGGAACAGGAACTGAGGGGCGTCGCTTTACTGGTTTTGGCGAACAAACAGGATTTGCCCAGAGCCATGTCCGTCAGTGACATCACCGAGGCCCTGGGCCTATCACAAGTCCCACAGCCG TGGTTTGTCCAGGCGTCCTGTGCCATCAGCGGTTCAGGTCTGGCCGAGGGTCTGGACTGGCTCTCCAACCAGATCCTGAAAGGGTAG
- the LOC113154325 gene encoding uncharacterized protein LOC113154325 yields the protein MKMKGKMRFVPLLLLLLLSVMEVTVLSITVSPTQWTNTTDEPQRTTDETQWTTDEPQWTTKQPQWTTGETQWTTGETQWTTGETQWTTGETQWTTGETQWTTGETQWTTERPVRNLHGKMFTLSSRGRLYLYRPFVSQQSFTSTYPSWTTASPYAGVSVCLRYITDLQETKSTSIFTLSPSSSPLQLGVGGSYWLYTDSYDPVYLKPSIRIAPHIQPDIWTTVCLVVESRRNVAQVFSGSNMSIRKILQGPYVWSGESTIVFSGFDGQITDVQMWHHPLSYAQVYNYMSGGIYSPYRGSVISWSYVAYSITGKGLLEDTYQWRGRQHISTKGRGRWLKGKKKNRRVFSEKKNEIERQ from the exons ATGAAGATGAAGGGAAAGATGCGTTTTgttcccctgctgctgctgctgctgctgtcagtgatgGAGGTCACTGTTTTATCAATAACAGTCTCTCCAACACAGtggacaaacacaacagacGAACCCCAGAGGACAACGGACGAGACACAGTGGACAACGGACGAACCACAGTGGACAACTAAACAACCACAGTGGACAACAGGAGAAACACAGTGGACAACAGGAGAAACACAGTGGACAACAGGAGAAACACAGTGGACAACAGGAGAAACACAGTGGACAACAGGAGAAACACAGTGGACAACAGGAGAAACACAGTGGACAACCG aACGTCCTGTAAGAAATTTACACGGGAAGATGTTCACTTTGTCAAGTAGAGGACGTTTATACCTTTATCGGCCATTCGTCTCTCAGCAGTCGTTCACCTCCACCTATCCTTCCTGGACCACAGCCTCACCTTACGCTG GTGTGTCCGTGTGCCTGCGTTACATCACCGACTTACAGGAAACAAAGTCCACCTCCATCTTCACACTCAGTCCATCCTCGTCCCCTCTGCAGCTGGGAGTCGGTGGCAGCTACTGGTTGTACACCGACAGCTATGATCCAGTCTACTTGAAACCCAGCATAAGAATCGCGCCTCACATTCAGCCGGACATCTGGACCACAGTCTGCCTCGTCGTGGAATCCAGAAGAAATGTGGCCCAGGTCTTCAGCGGCTCGAACATGAGCATCAGGAAGATCCTGCAAGGACCG TATGTGTGGTCAGGTGAGAGCACCATTGTGTTTTCAGGGTTTGATGGCCAGATAACAGACGTCCAGATGTGGCATCATCCTCTCAGCTACGCACAAGTCTACAACTACATGAGCGGCGGCATCTACTc gccGTACCGTGGCTCAGTCATCAGCTGGTCCTACGTCGCATACTCCATCACAGGGAAGGGGCTACTGGAGGACACCTACCAGTGGAGGGGACGACAGCATATCAGCACAAAGGGGAGAGGACGTTGGCtgaaggggaagaagaagaacaggaggGTTTTCAGCGAGAAGAAGAACGAG